The Falco rusticolus isolate bFalRus1 chromosome 4, bFalRus1.pri, whole genome shotgun sequence genome includes the window GTAGATGTATATGGTTACAAATAATTCTGTTGAAgctaacaaaaatgaaaacacaaaaacctgAAGGACTTGGCTTATACTGTAGTATAACTAAAACTAGAAATGACCTAATAATCTGTTTAAATTACACTACTGAAGTTAACTGCAGGAAACTTTATTCAAGTTCTTATCTCTACTTATCCTAAGTTGCTTTTACCGAAAGTACTTCTGTGTCAAGGATCAAAGATCGTTACTGTCTTTACTTTGACACAATCTAACTTAGGAAACAGTAACGTGGCAAATAGATagcatatttaaagaaaaacagctacGATTGACATACCTCCGCTTGTGCTTTATTAAATCTGCATCAACAATATCTGCCAAAGGCAAATTGAACAAACTAAATGAAGCTTGTACAATTACCctaaagaaagacaaaatatttaagaagttCATAGTTCTTATATACACTTTCACAATGGACAtatctgcaaacacagaaagctgAGATGTTCTTTAAAACATGGTGATTTGTCTGTTTAAACAGCAGTTCTGAAAGCATTACTAGATCTGCTCTTAATTGAGAATTAGAAATTGATATGCAAACCTAAAAGGTGGGGGAGGGGTTTGCCTTTCTTCCTGGACACTGGCGCAAAAGGTCATAAACACATGCTTGAGATtatcagtaatttaaaaagacatggagaaaagaaacaccTTAGAAGAAAGAGGAACTGAAAATTTTCTCTTGAAATCTGAAAAGGACATGAGCATTACTGGAGAGACTACATGGAAGACAAACTTCAAAGTGGGAGAATTAGAATAGTAAACAGATTGTATATGCATTcctatgtatgtatttatatatatacacatacatttaAACACAAACAGAGAAAGCTGTTAACAAACTGCTAAGTGAAGCCATAAACTCAAATATTACGATTTCTATGTGGTATTAAATTTTGGCTGAGATTATCTTTTACTTACAAGAGGCTTTGAACAATTAGCACTTTAAACATACACTCTTTAGGTACCTTAGACattttttcctggggaaatCAACATGTATCTTCATCATTTGAAGTATGCAGgtaatgaaatttaatttattgttcACAGTGTTACAGTAGCCCGtgaatgaaatactgaaaataagaatggaaacgggggaaaaaaaaaagatgaagaaaaggagggtAGGAAGGAACATgtagaaagcaagcaagcaatgaaatagaaaataaagaaataaaaatgaactgcTATAACAATATTCAGATAAAAACAggtctttatttttacataagGTTCTCCATGTACCACAATATACTTCTTCCATGAAAATACTACTTCTTGGCATCATACTTACCTGGCACCACTGAGTATTGCTTACCTAACTGATACCTGACTTACCgatatttgttttgcagtgcAACACACAAGTATTCATGCAATACAAAATGACGTCTGGGCTTTCCTACCAAATAGTCTCCGAAGAGTTCCTCTACCAAAATCTTCTGGGTCTATGTGGATGAGAAGAGCTTCTGCTTCCCTTGAATCTCATGTTAAAGCAATAAGCAGCTGGAGGCATGTGGCTGCAAACCTTAATTACTGTTCATatttaagcctttttttctttttaagcagaaataaaaagctgaagcagaataaaatgaaagctgaaaaagaagttGTAACTGGAGTCTCAACTTTTCTGACAAgtagaacagaaagaaaaccataaaagCAGTAGCAAAATCTTCACACTATGAAAAGTAAGTGTCCATTCTATTAGAATTATTTAAGCTGTATCTATGAATAGGGAAGTGTATTTACTTACATGTTTGTCGTGAGATAAAATGCCAACAGATAATAGTGTTCTGGCCCTAGAACAAACATGACAGCAGCAGCTACTCCTTCcaagtaaaaggaaaacaagatgatTCTGTAATAACCAAACTTCTTCAATGAAGCGTGACTGAGAAGAACAAGGCACTGAAAAGataatacatacacatatatgaTGAAAAGATACAGTACACTATCTCAGCATTAAAGTTATAAAGCACAGACCAGACATAAATTTTACTACccactaaaggaaaaaaaaaaaaaagcacaacaaaacccaaccctttCTAAAAAGTTcaatccaaaggaaaaataggaaaaataaaaaaaataggaattgAACAAAGAGAACTGTTTACTGGCCCACTCTATGCTACCTCTACCAGGTAATAATGGTCCTCCTTTCACTCAAACTGCCAGCTGAGAACTACTATATCctgagaaaaatactgtttcccaCATTGCCCATCTATTATTTAATGCTCATGATTTTTATGTTTGATAGCCCTTAAATATCAATTTTGTTGACAGTATGTTAACTGTAAACCAAGCACCTTGCCATTTGAATTTTAACTGCtgatcaaaaatattttcagtaattgttttttcattaatattactGTTTTAACTGACATTTATAGAAATAAAGCATGACTTCTAAGTGGATAAAGCAAGTTCACCAAGACAGCTGATCGAAGCAAGTTAGAGACTTTAATAGCAAGTAGAGGAAGGCAGATGCCAGTGGACAATGTGTATTTCAGTTCCACCAATCTTAACCAGCAGTAATCCACACAAGAAGCTAGTGACAAGTAAACTCATAAAAGTGGTATTAAGGGCTGATTATAGTATGAACAAAGTGTAAGCTCTTCTCTATTGCTCCTTGCTTTCCACTTTAAAGAGGACATTTTGTAATGCATTATGTTCTTTTTATACGAGCCTATGTCACCACCTACATGTATGTGGTCCTCAACACTGTCACAAAAAATACTCACAATAGCaatacacattttctctttctgtgttacagaaataaacagaacagGAGAGAATTCTCATTGTACATTTGTTCCCACATTTAAATGCCTTAacataaagaacaaaaccagagaaagatTACTGCAGcaaatgctattttaaagaAGCTCAAGTTTTCTACTTAAACCAATGATCAAGAAGGTAAAACAAATCTGGAAAGttgatgtaagaaaaaaatctggttgtAAGAAACTTAAAACATACTCCTCCCCCTGCTTGTTCTCAggcattttgcagaaaagtgtTTGCACTAGAAACGATAAGAGATTATGTAATGTCTGTTATTGTAAAAACCATGACCATGTCTCCCTATAATTGAGAAATAACCCTGTCTCAGGAAGTACTTGTATTTAGAAAATTCCTTGTTACGTGCATGTTTCTAAGACTGcatatttctaagaaaaatactACCTTAATGACacaaatttaaatttgtttgtttcagcAACAAGGTTTCCCTTGCAGGCAGGTTTTACTCTTCACACCCACTACTAAACGGAACATAAGACAGAAGCTGAAATCTAGTTTAGTACAGGCCACTGAAGCACAGTTCGTAAGAAGGGGCTTTATTTTACATGGGTTGGGTATTTTTCCAGTAAGTGAAGTTCAGGACATTGCCACCAGAGAATTCTTATTCTATCTTGAGCTCAAAGGGacaaaacctgagaaaaatAAGGTCACAGCAAACTCTCTATGGTTCAGTGACCTTCAAGACAAAGAGTCTCTGGGGAGCAGAGAcagatgcattttctgaaagattGTTCGTTTCACACTGTCACACTGATTTTATCAACAAAAGTGACTGCTGTATATTAAgtgtaaaattatttaagctttcctgatttctgttgtttctaaGTTATTTCCAAAGTTCATCAGCTGTTTgagttacaggaaaaaaaaaagttaaacctGTGGGAAtgataaaaattgaaatgatAGATACTTAGGAGTTAGGGGAACGAGAAGGTACGTTTAGGATTTGTATGTTATATATGCAAAAGCTAAAGGAGTAACTGAAATTGAGCTGTGAATTCCAGTTGCACTTTCACATATCTTCTTTTACATATTACCTACTGAAAAACATTGCAATTTAATGAATTTAacagcctgattttcagaaattctgAACATCATCAGCACCTATGATGAAAGTCAGGATACATAGATTTTGAGTATCCTGAATTTCATCATCCAATAAGTAAACAACgtgaaagttttaaaagatcCAGTGAAAGAAGTTAGAAGGGAATGAAcaagaaaacttttttattcACTACAGACAAGTATGTTTACATTCTGTGGgacatttttgctgcttttcttgttcttacACATTACTTGTTTaggttctctttttttttccagttcattaCTCCTCCCCCAACCCTGACTGGGGTCTTGAAAGTATGTCTCTCTCTACCCAGTAAATGTAGCTGcccaaaaccagcaaacaaaataaatgagaacaTATTATTCCCCAAAAGCAGTTATTTAGACTTTTGCTTGGTTCCCATGACTGAGATACCACATATTTcaataatgtttttaatacctaatgatttttctcttgttgtGTGCAGTTTATCTCAGAAACTTCCTGAATAAGAGATTATTCTTTCATCACCTATtacaaatcaaaaccaaagagGAGAGAAATCCTAATTCTATAGGTTTTGCTTTAGAAACTTTTTATCTTGATCatgtttttcattcctttacaCTTTGGTATTATAAACCCTGTAGGATACAAAACATTCACTCTTTGCATATTCACATCTCATATTCTTGTAAACAGATACTCTGCAAGCCTGCCTGCTTGTGCATTCTTGCTACCCTACCCTTATGCTTGGTTAGCCGGTGCACAGAGGCACTTTCTCCTTGTAGGGCACAGGTGagctggatttgttttttgGTACAGCCAATGGCTTATGCCAGATACAGCGTTTTTTCAAGAAAGAGTGTAAATGGATACCTTAAACTAATGAAAACTAGTAAACCACcatgttttcatattttgaaataaagaaccGTAACGGCCTACCTGAGGACAAATAAAGCCTGCTCCGTACATGATACTTCTTAttaaggaagaaagaacatcCTTGGGAATAAGATTATCCGCAAAGATCATCATAAAATTGTTGCAGAAGGCTAGGTGGAAGACTTGAAAGAAATTCAttgttacaaaaaataaaaagtttttctcTGTCATAATCTGTTTGGTCAATGAAATTACCAAGGACAAGGACAGAGCTCCATCACTGTTTTCCTGATCAGCATTCTCTGTGCAAATTTCCCTCTGCTCATATTGACTAGTACTGTATTTGCCTGTGTAACACATACAAGCTGTTGCTAATGCTGCGACCAAAACAGTGAAAGCCTGAAAACAGGCAAAATTTTCCATATTATCTGATATGAGACCACAAAAGAGAATGCTTGTTGATCCAATTAGTGTTGCTACTTGGTTATATTTAATAAGCTGAAGCCTACTTTCATGTCTTGTTGAAATTTCTGCAAAGAGCGCGCACTGTGCTAGAAGCACAAATGTAAGCAAACCATCAAAAGCACATAATGCAACAATGAGGTGAAGACCACTTAGCCAGTCACCTTCTTCATAATGTTTCCAAGGAAACCAAGGAAGCAAAAAGGCTAACGCATATAAAGGAGCTCCATATAAAATTGAAAACTGGCGTCTTGAGCAGCATGCAAATTTGGAGTTATCTTGAATATACCCAAAAAGAGGATCATTAACGGCATTCCATATCATAAATACAACCTGCAACAAACAATTAAGAAACACAACAGAATTTATCATTAGTGTGATTTTTCTGCAGAGTTTATACAACCACAGAAGTAATATACaccatatttatttaaaagaaatctctattcaaagaacaaaaaaaaagatgaaagcttCTCAGGTCAAAACAGACTCCAGACCAAATTCTTAAAGGTATTTAGAGGTTTAtagtaattttgaaaagcaagatGAGTAAGTAGGCAGGTGCACAGCTACACATGAAATAAACCTCTGTCTCCAAGACTTCACTCTCTCAGAAGCTTACAAGATGAAAGCCCAGATGTGTAAAGTCCTGATATTACTCTCACAgcaaataattcaaaacatgACCTGGCCCATTACTTTCAGGAGACCATTTACGACAAGAGTTGCTCGCATGGATAATGACTTGCAAAATAAAGGCAGTATTTAGGTACTTAAACAGTCCATAGGAAAACACCAATGTTAAATGTATCTATGGAGCTGAGGTGCAAGATTAGTTTAGAAAATTACTTCAAGCTATCAATGGTTAAAATCTTTTCAGCCATTAAAGTCTGGACATTTTTAATCTAAAGACTGTAAACAATGTGCTTTATGTGTACCTTCAGTTGCTTACGGATTaactacatttaaaatgaatttactGTACAACTATTTGCAGTGCGTCTGAAAGTAATCAGTAAGTAAAAACAATTACTTTGTTGTGGTTACACAGAGACATAGCACAATATGGTAATCAATAATCCATTGTACAATACCTGTGCTTGATGAAATGCTACTTCTGAAATTTTGTATCGGTTTAGGAAAAGCTTAACGTAGTAGAAATTAAAGATACTGTTCATCATTCCAGCACCTAACGTAGTCATGGAATATGCCAGTGCATTAGGATGAATTCCCAAAATGAACTTCATCTTCCACAGGTACAACTCTCTTCTTCCTCaagctacaaaaataattacaacaCTTAGtagaataattttctgaattaaaatgacATGGGACATTTGCTTGTTTCAGAGGTGTAGAAACAGATTGTTAGAGGAAAACTTCCCCAttcttacttcctttttttaaaatgagaaacacaTTTTACTGAGTTCTAAGACACAGAGACCAAAACTTAACagatgcaaaatattaaaaagtcagTGACATTTCTAAGTATAATCAGTACTTAAAAAACAATGGAACAAGTagacaaaaatgtaaaagaataCTTTCCTAACTGGTGCACAGACTCAATATAAAATATCTGCTATTGCAAACACTGATCTTGGTGTACAGTTCAAAGTAATTGCATACATTTTACATCTTTCTTGCTAGCTACgtagttttaaaattatggaCTGTGTAGGAATTAAGTGACTCAATTCATATCCTTATGTATTTCATTGCTATGAATGTCAAATGCAGCATGCACTTAGATGgatatatctttaaaaaaaaaccaagttttatccttgcatttttaaatgttaatttttaacagGCCATGGAAGCATTACTTTCACCTAATAAACTAAGGAGATATGAACAGAAACCATAAAACAATCAAAACCCCTTTTAATAGTTTAAACATGTTCATTGTATAAGACTGCACGTAAATAAAATCTAGTAACACAtgtacagcattttaaatatgtcCAAATAACAGATTCAGCCCAAGAATACAGACTTCCTTAAGATATCAAGCAGATCTTCAGCCAACGATCTTTAAGATGCTGACTTTGTCCATCTATCTAGCAATTAACTTAAGCATGTTTGGTGTAAACTGTCCTATGAAACCAGCTAGCTCCAGGGAACctgtacttttaaaagcagagtaATGACTACCTAAAGTTACTCCTTGACCACATTTGATTTAATAAGCCTAATACAAAAATACTTCTCCCACGTATCTGTTTTTAACTGAGACTTCATTCACCTTTATATCTGTTTGAAGGTTCTAATCCAGCCTTACTAAACACACTTAATTCCAGAGCTTTCCAACCTGCTTTTTGTCAATAGTCCACACTTTGCTCCTCTGCATATTAACAATTTTATCCTAAATGCAGTTTTCCAATAGCCATCAAAGTACTTAGTTTAAATATCTGCTTGTTCAGCTTGATAACCAGATCTATATGCAGCTGCCTGAACTCCTCATAAAAAGGACCATGAAGACACAGGAAACGAAAACCAAGGCTGTTTCCAATCTTCCTGTGATTTACAAAGTGGATGAAGATCGGCTGCTGCGAGGGAAGAAGGCAACTTCCCCATCACCAGGCGAGGGCCAGGCAAAAGCTGCAATCAGGTAGGGACCGGAGAAGTGTCTATTCTGGCTGAGGCAGGTGATGGAATGGCAGTTTTTCCACCCCTCAACACAAAGCATGAACTCTTgaagagcaaataaaatgtgGGTGCATTTTTGCCTATATATATAAGATGGTCTAATATGAAACAAGATGCAAAGAGTAGATAACTttatagatataaaaaaaaaatcaagctgacaacttgaattgttttcttttttctaaagcaaatttATTTGTAAGAATATGACTGATTTTTTAGATACTTGAGCATCATTGTGATGTATATTTTCAAGTTTAGTTTTCACAGAGCTATAGCTGTAGAGACAATTCCATTTTCAGGTGgtgaaattttgcatttttgtacCAAGTTTGGTTTCACAAGCTTTTAGTAAGAAACTTCGAGTGAAGAATAAAGTTATTGAAAAGATGCctatttgaaacatttcttttaaaaagtaagtttgGTATTACCAACTATGAAAGTTGTTACAGCAAGTATGTTACTGACAAGTGTCACTTTTTTTGAAGTAGCGCACATTCAAGCCTTCACAAATATACTTGATGAAGTGATTTATGCAGCAGATACTAGTGCTTTTGGAAAGGCAAGACTTTTCATCTCTATTTCTCCTTGGAGCCCCCTGCATGAGTCTTTGAATTAGGAGAATCTCCTCCAAATTCCACAAGTACCAAGAATAAACGTGCTTCACGCTAACATTACCAGCAAACTAACAGTCGTTTCTCAAATCATGTTTGACTCAATTCCTTCCtacatgatttaaaaaacaaaggtCTTGTCAGctttggaaaattttaaagaaagaagaaatttgagATTTCTTCAACAAAAACCTTCTAACAATGTGCAAACAGGCATCTAGTGCCATGACTAATGATAATACACAGGATCTGACACAACTCTTTACACTAATTGGTACATCTGGCCTTGTACCTTGTTTATGAAATAGGTTCAATTAGAAGTTGAGGTACCACACTTCCTTTCCCAGAAGACCCGCTCTTTAATTGTACTACAATGAAATCATGCATGAGTATTCCGTCCCTCTTCTTAATAGCCAGCTTCTATATTGAACTGGTTAAAAGCACAGGTGTTGACATTTTGTGACTCACAGAGGGCCGATCAGTTTGAGAAATTTTGAGTGGTTACAACCGTGTTAATACAGATGAGCCAAAAGAACAGACTGCTTAAGCCAGCCAGACACATGATGGTATTAATTGCATTTCTCCCAGCACTGGATGACACTCACAAAAAGAAACTAGAGCGTGAgtccaaagaagaaaagtggaTTCCTGAACAGTAACAAATTTTGACTGAAGTGCCCGAGCTGACACCACactctgctgtgcctggtgctgagctgcagcgTAACGCACATGACCCTGGTTGGGCACAACTGGTTGGACAAACTGGTTGGGCACAACTACCTTCCTCATCCTTCCTCCATGACTTGAGCCACATTAAGACAGGGTAGAACTAAGAATAAAGGCTTTCCCAGTCCCCAGGGGTAACGCCAGGGGGGAATGCTGCTGAAGCAGAGGGGAGATGCGCACTGGAGGTACCGGCAGCAGGTATGGCTGCCCGAGCGCGGCCAGGCTGCGGCtcctgggaggcaggaggctgggaaCTTGCAGGACTGGAAGTTTGGAAGTGTTCGCCTGCTAAAACTGGGCAAGTCATGGTAGATTTTTCTCAGGAGGTCGCCAGACAGGGGACACGGCTCCCTCTTCCTCATGAGGGAGCGAGCGGCGGCCGCCCGAGCGCCAGCAGGCGCGGGGACGCAGGCGGCCGTTTCCAGCCGGGACAGCAGCGGCCGCACGCTCCGGCGGGTCCGCGTTCTCCGCTCCGCAGCAAGGCCCCCCCGGGGGAGCGGGAAGGCGGCCCGCACCTGGGCGTGACACCGGTACGGAGCCGCGGCTCGGGGGCCGAGCCCCTCCTCACAGGCTCTTCCCTCAGCGCTCCCCGCGGTCCCAACACAGGGTGACGAGGAGCCGCAGCCTTCCATATGCCTGGTCCGCTGCCCCACCCCGGGctgagccagctctgctctgccgcAGCCGTACCGGAATACCCCACAGCAGCCGCTCCCCGCCATTAACCCCTGCGAGCCCCGGCAACCACCGCCCCTTCCCCGGCCACCGACCCACCTCCGCTGACTGGAGGCTGCGCAACCGCCTGCTGGGGCGGGGCGTAATTAGCCCGGGCCAACCCTCTCTTCGCTCTTATTGGCGGCTTGATATGAAGTAGCTTTGTGATTGGTGAAAATTCCTTTCGATCTATCCGGCGAGCGGCTTCCCATTGGCTCCGCTCAGGGGAGGTGAGGGTGTTGTGTTTGAATCGCGGGGAGGCGGTGGGCGGGTGGCCGTAGCTTGCCACGTTGCCGGCGGCAGCCTCGCTCAGCCCGACCAGAAGGGGGAGAGGTTCGGCAAAGTCCGGAAACGCTCGGCAATGGCCGGAGGCGGCTTTTAAGGAGAGGAGCGGCTGCCGGCTTGCCCTGCCCCGTCGTCGCTCGGCGTGAGGGGACTCGCTGTGTGAGCGCTGTCGCCTCGtccccccgccgcgccgcgaGGGGCAGGGACGCGATGCTGGCGGACAGCCTGGTGGAGGAGTTCGAGATCCGTGAGGATGAGCCCTGGTACGACCAGCAGGACCTGCAGCAAGGTGAGCCGGGACGGGGCAgagcggggctgcggcgggccGGGCGTGTGAGGGAAGGGGGCTGCGGCGGGCCGGGCGTGTGAGGGAAGGGGGCTGCGGCGGGCCGGGCGTGTGAGGGAAGgtgcggcgggcggcgcgcaGCCCGTTGGGacgcggggcgcggcggcgggaaGGGcgtgagggggctggagccggcggcgggggtcgcggggcggcggcgggagcggggctgctgCCGCCCGGCGGCTGTGGCAGCCGGGCTCCCCTCACGGCCGTGCTTCCCGCCGCCTTGGGCGTGTAGGCAGGGGGATCGCTTTATCGATAAAGATTGCACCGTCTTTGTTTGACGGAAGGGGTTGCTGCAGCCCAGCGGGATTGTGCCCGGGCCCCCTCCGCCTCGGGGGGACGCGGCTCGCTGGGAAGTTGCACCTTGACAGGACGGAACGCAGGATTCAGGGCAGGCACTGGAAGCACCGCGGCGGGTGGCTGGATTGCGCCCTGTTGAGCCCTTTTGTAAGGGCTTCCCAGTCGATGAAGTTGTAAATGTAGCCGTGCTCCGTGAATTGCGGGTCCATTATTAAAAGCTTGCTAAGTTTCCTTCTTAAAATATACGAATAACTCCACTGTGCATCAGAATTCTATCCAGCTCCTGTATGTCGTTCTGTCAGTAGGTCCTCAAACGCTATGTGCAAGAGGTAAATGCTATTCTTGTCTCACAAGGAGTCTCAGGAATACACCAAGTATAATTGCACTAAAAATCTTCTACAGGCATGATATGGAAAGAACGTGCAATTTCCTTAAGAGCTTAGTGGCATTTATAACTGGTATTTACTTGGTTGTACTTTCTGATATTAATCCTGAGTTCGTTTTAAAAGGCCAGCT containing:
- the LOC119147395 gene encoding transmembrane protein 180-like isoform X2 yields the protein MKFILGIHPNALAYSMTTLGAGMMNSIFNFYYVKLFLNRYKISEVAFHQAQVVFMIWNAVNDPLFGYIQDNSKFACCSRRQFSILYGAPLYALAFLLPWFPWKHYEEGDWLSGLHLIVALCAFDGLLTFVLLAQCALFAEISTRHESRLQLIKYNQVATLIGSTSILFCGLISDNMENFACFQAFTVLVAALATACMCYTGKYSTSQYEQREICTENADQENSDGALSLSLVISLTKQIMTEKNFLFFVTMNFFQVFHLAFCNNFMMIFADNLIPKDVLSSLIRSIMYGAGFICPQCLVLLSHASLKKFGYYRIILFSFYLEGVAAAVMFVLGPEHYYLLAFYLTTNMVIVQASFSLFNLPLADIVDADLIKHKRRSPLSSMVFGNQCFITKPAQSLAPMLVVTILNQFGYENLNNEVLDLI
- the LOC119147395 gene encoding transmembrane protein 180-like isoform X1; translated protein: MKFILGIHPNALAYSMTTLGAGMMNSIFNFYYVKLFLNRYKISEVAFHQAQVVFMIWNAVNDPLFGYIQDNSKFACCSRRQFSILYGAPLYALAFLLPWFPWKHYEEGDWLSGLHLIVALCAFDGLLTFVLLAQCALFAEISTRHESRLQLIKYNQVATLIGSTSILFCGLISDNMENFACFQAFTVLVAALATACMCYTGKYSTSQYEQREICTENADQENSDGALSLSLVISLTKQIMTEKNFLFFVTMNFFQVFHLAFCNNFMMIFADNLIPKDVLSSLIRSIMYGAGFICPQCLVLLSHASLKKFGYYRIILFSFYLEGVAAAVMFVLGPEHYYLLAFYLTTNIISFTGYCNTVNNKLNFITCILQMMKIHVDFPRKKCLRVIVQASFSLFNLPLADIVDADLIKHKRRSPLSSMVFGNQCFITKPAQSLAPMLVVTILNQFGYENLNNEVLDLI